From the genome of Papaver somniferum cultivar HN1 chromosome 2, ASM357369v1, whole genome shotgun sequence, one region includes:
- the LOC113352279 gene encoding uncharacterized protein LOC113352279, which translates to MPPPVTVKDVQKLNGLIASLGRFIARFSDKCKHFFNILKKGTKFEWTMECDKALQSIKDYLVNLSIMQKAKQGEEMLLYLASTSHTLSAVLLRSDEGVEKPIYYISKTWEILVDGSFNGEGNGIDIVFISPTGARMTYSFRLDFQSTNNETEYEVVVHALRLAIEMKIEDARMTSGSQLVIRQIEGIYTTNEPSMQKYRKLVMDLAMYIPKISWRHIGRKDNRLADALAFIPSIFGIPAQLVSDNGKQFEGENITMLLNAFKIQSGKSDPLYPQSNGQVEATNKTIADNLKKKLEGNNKGWCEQRQCYQQKLSSLPQREKLGKRI; encoded by the exons ATGCCACCACCTGTAACAGTCAAAGATGTTCAAAAGTTAAACGGATTGATAGCATcattgggaagatttattgcaaGATTTTCGGACAAATGTAAacactttttcaatatattaaagaaGGGGACCAAATTTGAATGGACAATGGAGTGCGACAAAGCATTGCAGAGCATAAAAGATTATTTAGTAAActtatccattatgcaaaaggcGAAGCAGGGAGAAGAAATGTTATTATACCTAGCATCAACATCTCATACATTAAGTGCAGTACTGTTACGttcagatgaaggtgtagaaaaacCAATATATTACATAAGCAAAAC atgggagatattggtggaTGGATCTttcaatggagaaggaaatggaattgatattgtattcatttcaccaacaGGAGCGAGAATGACTTACTCATTTAGATTGGACTTCCaatccacaaataatgaaactgaatatgaagtaGTTGTCCACGCATTAAGATTAGCAATTGAAATGAAGATTGAGGATGCGCGAATGACTAGTGGTTCCCAGTTGGTAATTCGTCAGATAGAAGGCATATATACTACCAATGAACCATCTATGCAAAAATATAGGAAattggttatggatttagcaatgTACATTCCAAAAATAAGCTGGAGACATATAGGGAGAAAAGATAATAGACTTGCAGATGCATTGGCGTTCATACCATCAAT ATTTGGCATTCCTGCACAATTGGTGTCTGATAATGGGAAGCAGTTTGAAGGTGAGAATATAACAATGCTGCTCAAtgcattcaaaattcaaagtggcaAATCTGATCCTTTGTATCCTCAAagtaatggacaagtagaagcTACAAATAAAACAATCGCAGACAACCTGAAGAAAAAGTTAGAAGGGAACAacaaaggatggtgcgaacaa AGGCAGTGCTACcaacagaagttatcatccctaccacaaagagagaagcttgggaaaagAATTTAA